The following proteins are co-located in the Conyzicola lurida genome:
- the phnC gene encoding phosphonate ABC transporter ATP-binding protein, with the protein MTLTDVKKNFGKTRALQGVSLTIEQGEIVVLLGLSGSGKSTLLRHFDGLETPTSGSVEVLGEDVSALRGKPLRQLRSRVGFIFQQFELVGSLSVLENVLTGALARLTGPRLGLPTYPAALRSTAFDLLEEVGLGAQAFQRADTLSGGQQQRVAIARALMQDPEILLADEPVASLDPESSEQVMNLIREIGMKRNLTVICSLHQVELALSWADRIVGLRHGQVVLDTPSAGLSKQQVMEVYGRVATSTSEMQAVAVELADAVAELHAMAELDSDR; encoded by the coding sequence GTGACGTTGACCGACGTCAAGAAGAACTTCGGAAAGACCCGCGCGCTGCAGGGTGTGTCGCTGACCATCGAGCAGGGGGAGATCGTCGTGCTTCTCGGCCTCTCCGGCTCGGGCAAGTCGACGCTGCTGCGCCACTTCGACGGCCTCGAGACGCCGACCTCCGGGTCGGTCGAGGTGCTCGGCGAAGACGTTTCCGCACTCCGGGGCAAACCGCTCCGCCAGCTGCGCAGCCGCGTCGGGTTCATCTTCCAGCAGTTCGAACTCGTCGGTTCACTGTCGGTACTGGAGAACGTGCTCACGGGAGCCCTGGCGCGACTCACCGGCCCGCGCCTGGGGCTCCCCACCTATCCCGCCGCCCTGCGCTCCACGGCCTTCGACCTCCTCGAGGAAGTCGGCCTCGGAGCGCAGGCCTTCCAGCGCGCCGACACGCTGTCGGGCGGCCAGCAACAGCGCGTCGCAATCGCCCGCGCGCTGATGCAGGACCCCGAGATCCTGCTCGCCGACGAACCGGTCGCCTCGCTCGACCCCGAGTCGAGCGAGCAGGTGATGAACCTCATCCGCGAGATCGGCATGAAGCGCAACCTCACGGTCATCTGCAGCCTGCACCAGGTCGAGCTCGCGCTCTCCTGGGCCGACCGCATCGTCGGCCTGCGCCACGGCCAGGTCGTGCTCGACACCCCGTCGGCCGGGCTCAGCAAGCAGCAGGTGATGGAGGTCTACGGCCGCGTCGCCACCTCGACGAGCGAGATGCAGGCCGTGGCCGTCGAATTGGCGGATGCCGTGGCCGAACTGCACGCGATGGCCGAACTGGACTCCGACCGGTGA
- a CDS encoding phosphate/phosphite/phosphonate ABC transporter substrate-binding protein, producing MKSAITRGIAVTAALTIALGLAACATETDAASTDADTVSETGTYAKDENTLVMGMVPDQQSVENNFQPLVDYIAAKSGKEVEVIESTNYAALVEAAIAGRIDIGSFSGFTYVAATNGGAGLTPIGVQVTEEGEEPGYESLAVVPAGSDIASIEDMAGHNICFVDPGSTSGYLYPSAELLAAGIDPETDITPVFAGGHDASAQKTAQGVECDAGFAEDAVVEQTGVEQGLFADGDLEVINRVTVPGAPVVMSTNLPQSVQDELLADLQNITIDDIEAEGVDVTDAFRAYFYEMVPVEDSYYDSVRKVCEETGAAQCQP from the coding sequence ATGAAGTCCGCAATCACCAGAGGCATCGCTGTCACAGCAGCACTGACCATCGCGCTCGGCCTCGCCGCCTGCGCCACCGAGACCGACGCGGCCAGCACCGACGCCGACACCGTCTCCGAGACCGGCACCTACGCCAAGGACGAGAACACGCTCGTTATGGGCATGGTCCCCGATCAGCAGTCGGTCGAGAACAACTTCCAGCCGCTCGTCGACTACATCGCCGCGAAGTCCGGCAAGGAGGTCGAGGTCATCGAGTCGACCAACTACGCCGCGCTCGTCGAGGCTGCGATCGCCGGCCGCATCGACATCGGCAGCTTCTCCGGCTTCACCTACGTCGCCGCCACGAACGGCGGCGCCGGCCTCACGCCGATCGGCGTCCAGGTCACCGAGGAGGGCGAGGAGCCCGGCTACGAGTCGCTCGCCGTCGTCCCCGCCGGTTCCGACATCGCCTCGATCGAGGACATGGCCGGACACAACATCTGCTTCGTCGACCCGGGTTCGACGTCCGGCTACCTCTACCCGAGTGCCGAACTGCTCGCCGCGGGCATCGACCCCGAGACGGACATCACGCCCGTCTTCGCCGGCGGTCACGACGCCTCGGCTCAGAAGACCGCCCAGGGTGTCGAGTGCGACGCCGGATTCGCCGAGGACGCCGTCGTCGAGCAGACCGGTGTCGAGCAGGGCCTCTTCGCGGATGGCGACCTCGAGGTCATCAACCGCGTCACCGTGCCCGGTGCCCCCGTCGTGATGTCGACCAACCTCCCGCAGTCCGTGCAGGACGAGCTCCTCGCCGACCTGCAGAACATCACCATCGACGACATCGAGGCCGAGGGCGTCGACGTCACCGACGCGTTCCGCGCCTACTTCTACGAGATGGTGCCGGTCGAGGACTCGTACTACGACTCCGTGCGCAAGGTGTGCGAGGAGACCGGCGCCGCCCAGTGCCAGCCGTAA